GACGTTGAACGCCTCGGTCAGGCCGCCGACCACGGCGCCGGAGACGTGTCCGGCCCCGGGCACGATGTAGAAGGTGCCCTTGATGCCCACGGACTCGGCGGTCGCGAGCGACCGTTTGGCCGCCCCGATGTACTTCGGGTCCTCACTTCCGGCCGTGTACACGGCGACCGTGTCCGGGTAGTGGCGGTGGGCCTTCATGATGTTGCGGGGCTTGACCGCGTTGTAGGCCGCCTGGTTCCCGTTGAAGGCCGTGGCCAGGGTGTAGCCGGCCTTCTCCGAGCCCTGGAACTCCTCCCCCGAGATGGAGGCGTAGCTGCCGAAGTCCTTCGGGTACTTGGTGCCGAAGTACGCCGCGCAGACCCCGCCGTTGGAGTACCCCATGAAGGTCCAGTACTTGCGGTCCTTCTGGATCGGCAGATTGGCGCGTGCCCAGGGCACCACGTCCTTCATGATGTAGGTCTCCACCTGCCCGCGGGAGGTGTTGAGGCAGAGCGGATCCTTCATCGGATCGCCCAGCTGGTCCACGACCAGGATCACGGGCGCCAGGCCGTGGTGCTTGGCCGCCATGGCGTTGGCCACGGACGCGATCGACGTCGGATCAGGGCTGCCCGGCTGACCCATCATCATGATGACGAACGGCAGGAGCGGCGGGTTCTTCACGAGCGCGGCCGGCGGCAGGTAGAGGCCGGGCCAGCGGGCCGGGAAATGGGAGTGCGCGGCCGGGATCGGGGCCGGGGTCTTCCCCTGCTGCCCTTCCGTCGGCATGCCCGCCGGCGCCACCCAGTGCTTGTAGAGCGCCTCGGTGGAGTCGGTGGTGTTCCATTCGCTCTTGGGGGCCACCCGCACCACGTTCGCCGTGTCGATCTCCAGGAGCGACGCGAGCGTCGGGTTGAGCCCGTAGGCCGCGTTGATCTGGAACGCCGCGGTGATCAGGAAGACGACGACGGACACCCCCGCGATCACGCTGCGCCACCAGCGGCCGCCCCTCAGATTGAGAATGGCCAGGACCACACCCGCGAATGCCGCAGGCGCCCAGAACCAGACCTCATTCAGGAACGGCTCGCCGAAGGTGTTGTCCACGTCCTGCAGGTACCAGAGGAGCCCGAGGCCGATCCCCAGGCCCAGCAGAAGGCCGCCTGCCGCGTAGAGGAACCACCGGGCGCGGCGGTGCTTGAACACGAGGTACAGGAGGAAGACGATGCTGAGCGCGCTCCAGGCCAGGAGGAATTTCGGTCCGATGATGACCGTGTCCAGGACATGCTTCCAGAAGTCCAAGGCCACTCCCTGAGTACTGTGTTCCGACGCTGAGTGCGCGTCGGCCCATCAAGAACAATGGGTGCGTTCTGAGGCGCGCGCTGTAATTTATAGCAAGCCGTGCTGAACAATCGCTGACAGTGTGCTGACAAGCAGCCGCCGTTCCACGACCTTGATCCGTTCGTGCAGTTCGGCTTCCGTCTCGCCGTCGAGGACGGCCACTGCTTCCTGCGCGACGATGGGCCCCGTGTCGACGCCGGCGTCGGCCCAGTGCACGGTGCAGCCGGTCACCTTGACCCCGTACGCGAGCGCGTCCCGGACGCCATGCGCTCCGGGGAAGGCCGGCAGCAGTGCGGGGTGGGTGTTGAGGTAGCGGCCCTGGAAGGTGTCGATGAACGCCGCGGAGACGATCCGCATGAAGCCGGAGGACAGCACGAGATCCGGGGCGTAGGACGAGACCACACGCGTCAGCTCCGCATCCCACTCCGCGCGGTCCGCGTAGTCACGGAAGTTCACGGTGAAGGCGGGGATGCCGGCTTCACGGGCCCGGACGAGGCCGTAGGCGTCGGGGCGGTCGGAGCCGACGGCCGCGATCTCCAGGTCCAGCTCGCCCTGTGCCACCGCGTCGATGACGGCTTGAAGATTCGATCCGCTCCCGGACACCAAGACCACAATTCGCATGGTCCAAGAGTATCCAGTGCGGATCGCCGCCCCGAATCCGCTCAGGGCGATGTCAGGCTGGCCACATACGGCACGGTTCCCGGCGCGGCGAGGCCCATTCTCGGGTAGAGCCATTGCAGGGTCTTCTCGATCCCGCCGTCGAGCCCGGTGTGGGAGTGGTCGCCATGCGGGACGATGTAGAGCGAGGTGTCCATGCCGGCCTTCTTCGCCGCCGCCGTGTACGCCTGAGCGGCGGGGAGGAAGACGCCGTCGTTCTGGCCGACGGTGAAGATCGCCCTGGTGTCGCGGTACGGGGCCCGCTTCGCCATGATGTTCATCGGTCTGACGGCGTTGTACGCGGCCTGGTCACCGTGGAAGACGTCGCGGAGCACTTCGGCGCTGTGATCCGAACCCTGGAAGGCCTCCGCCCCCAGACCGGCGAAACTCCCGAACACCTGCGGGTACTTCGACCCGAAGTAGGCCGCGCAGGACCCGCCGTTGGAATAGCCGACGATCGCCCAGTCCTTCCGGTCCTGGCGCACCGGCAGGTTGTTCCTGATCCACGGCACGACGTCCTTCATCATGTACGTCTCCACCTTGCCCATGGAGGTGTCGAGGCAGAGGGGGTCGAGGCTCGGGTCGCTCAACTGGTCCACGCCCACCACGATGGGCCCCAAGCCGTGATGCTGTGCCGCGTAGGCGTTGACCGCGTAGCCCATCAGCCGTGCGTCGGGGTGGCCGGGCTGACCCAGCATGAAGATGATGACCGGCAGCCGTGGAGGGTTCTTCACCAGTGCGGCGGGCGGCAGATACAGGGCTGACCACCGGGCCGGGAAGCCGGAATGCGCTGCGGGGATGTACCGGGGGGTCGTGCCGATCTGCCCGACGGCAGGCAGATCCGCCGGAGCCTTCCACTCCTCGTACAGAGGACGCTGGAGATTCTCGCTCTTCCAGTGATCCTTGCCGGCGACCTCGAGCGGATTGGCGGTGTTGATGTTCAGCAGCGCGCCGAGCGTCGGGTTGAGCCCGTATGCCGCGTTGATCTGGAACGCCGCCGTCGCGGTGAAGAGCAGGACTCCGACCACGGCCACGGCCTTGCGCCACCAGCGGCTGCGCCTGAGGTTCAGCACGGCCAGGGCCAGGCCGGCGAACACCGCGGCGGACCACAGCCACACCGGAAGGATGATGCCGTCGCCGAAGGCGTCCTGGACCGTGATCAGCCACCACGCCACGAGCCATCCGAGCCCGGCCCCCGCCACGAGGGCGAGGAGCGCCTTCACGAACCAGCGGACGTTCCACTCTTTGAACAGCAGGTAGAGCACGACGGCGGCGCTGAGCACCGACCACACCAGCAGGAAGCCGTCACCGAGGATGTCCGCGTTGAGCAGCTGTTTGAAGAATTCCATGCCGGTGGCCTTTCCGTCGCAGGCGGCCTGAACGTCCGCCCAAGGAATTGTGCACCTGACGTCCTGAAAGTTCCCTGGAGGTCACCCGGGAGGATCTCCTGCGGCACCCCGCCCGGCAGCCCGCCCCGTGCTGTCCGCGCGGTCAGCGCCGTCGCTCAGTCGGCGGACTTGCTCGCGGAGAACGACTCGCTCATCCGGCGGGAGGGGGCGTCGTCGTACCCGCTCAGCTGCTCACGTTCCAGCCACGGCGCCACCGAGTGTCCGATCACGACGCCGACCGCCACCTCGCAGGCGACGTACAGCGCCGTCTGCAGCGGCGGCGCACCCAGATGGCTGAGCCGCCCCAGGCCCAGCGATCCGCTGGTCATCCACGCCAGGACCATCGCGACCGCGCCGGTCACCACGCCGACGGCGGCCGCCAGCACGAGGGTGGACGCCGGCATGGTGAACCAGCGGGCCTTGACGCGGATGGAGAGCCATTCGTCGAAGTGGTTCTCACCTTCGCGGAGGAACCACCACCCGGCGAGGACACCCGCGACGACGGGGACCGCCAGCGCGACGAAACCGAACGGCAGGGGGCCGGTGGGCAGGGCCGCCAGGACCGGCACCGCCGGGACGGGTCCCACCGCGGTGCCGAGCGCGCCGGCGGTCGAGCCCACCCCGAGGGTGATGCCCGCGCCGCTGAGCCACGCCAGCGAGTACACCACCAGATGAGGCAGATAGCCCAGCTGCGCCAGGGTCAGTCCGGCGCCGCCGGGGATGCCGCCTCCGAGGCCTTCGTAGACACTGACGACGTCGGCCCAGTGTGCCACCAGCGTCACGGCCAACATCAGCGCGGCGAGCGAGAGGGCGGCCATCGCCGCCAGGAAACCGGCGCGGACGACGGTCCAGAGGTAGGACCCCGCCCAGCGCGAGTGCTGACTGGTCCGGGAGATCCAGTCGACCGCCTCGACCCCGATCAGCCGGGACCACGAACGGGATTCGCGCCGCGCTCCGAGGACCAGGCCGAGGAACACGGGCAGCAGCGGGATCAGGGCCGCCTGCACCAGGTTGATCCGCACGTCCACCGTGCCGCAGACGAAGGCGGTGGCGAAGGAGAACGCCCCGTAGACGAGCAAGGCGCCCAGCGCCGCCTGCCAGAGCTGGTCCGAGTAGGAGGCGCGGGCCAGGCGTTTGCCCGCACGCCACGAGAGGGCGAACGGGATCAGCGCGAGCCCCCACGGCAGGAGGGTCAGCGGCCCGCCCAGATCCTGCGACGCGGCGTTCCCGGCATAGAGGTGGACGCTCAGCGGGACCCCGTGAATGAGGAGCCAGGCCTGCCCGGCCAGCCGCGCCATGAAGTCGGGTCCGGTGGGACCGAACCCGCCGGTCGCCCACACCCAGAGCACCGGCAGCAGCACGAGCAGCGCGGAGATGATCGCGGCCTGGGCGGCCTCGAGCCCGCCTTGCAGCCACAAGGGCATGGGAAGGCCACGGTTTCCGCTCTGATCTGCACGCAATTTCATCCCTTCCATCCTGCCACGCCGGGGGCTGCGCGGGCGTGAGGCGCCGACGTCGGACGGCCGGGTCCGGACTGCCCGTTAACCCAAGCTTTCCTTTCCGGCCAGCTCAGGGATGCGCCGCGGTCAGGAGCGGCGCGCACCGTGGAAAGCGTGAGGATCGCAATCGTGGCAGAGTCCTTCCTGCCCTTGATGAACGGTGTGACGCACTCGATCCTGAGGGTTCTGGATCATCTTCAGGAACGGGGCGACGACGTTCTGGTCATCGCCCCCTCCTCCGGCGCCGAGGAATCCCCTGCGAAGGTCTCCGGAGCGGCCGTCCACCGGCTGCCCGCGGTCCCCCTGGCCGGCTACACGAACGTGCGAGTGGCTCTGGGAGGTGTCAACCGGGTCAAGAGAATCCTTGCCGGTTTCGCCCCCGACGTGGTGCATCTCGCCTCGCCGTTCGTGCTCGGGTGGAGGGCCGTGCAGGCCGCGCAGCAGCTGGGGATCCCGACCGTCGCCGTGTACCAGACGGAGGTCCCGGGCTACGCGGCACGCTACGGGGTGCCGTTCCTGGAGAACTGGGCCTGGCAGCGCGTGGAGGACATCCACCTCCTCTCCTCCCGCACCCTGGCCCCGTCCACCTTCGCCAGGGACCAGCTGCAGGGCCGCGGGATCCCGAGGGTCCACCTCTGGCGGCGCGGCGTCGACACCCGGCGCTTCCACCCCTCCAAGCGCGACGACGCGTGGCGGCGCTCCGTGGCCCCTCACGGCGAGCGCATCATCGGCTTCGTCGGCCGGCTCGCGGTGGAGAAACAGGTGGAGGATCTGCAGGTCCTGGCGGACCTGCCCGGGACCCGCCTCGTGATCGTCGGCGAAGGCCCGCAGCGCGAGGCACTCGAGAAGCTCCTGCCCGGCGCCGTCTTCACCGGCTTCCAAGGCGGCGAGGACCTGGCCCGATTGGTGGCCTCCTTCGACCTCTTCGTGCACCCCGGCGAATTCGAGACCTTCTGCCAGACCATCCAGGAGGCCATGGCGTCCGGGGTTCCGGTCGTGGCGACCGGCCGAGGCGGCCCGCTCGACCTCGTGGACAACTCGCGGACCGGCTGGCTGTACCAGCCGGGCGACCTCGCGCAGCTCCGCGGCCATGCCGCCGATCTGCTCGGCGATGACGTCAAGCGGCAGGCATTCGCCCGTACGGCACTGCAGAGCGTGCAGGGCAGGACCTGGGAGGCGATCGGCCGCGAACTCGTGACGCACTACGAGGCGGCCCGCGACGCCGGAGTCCCCCGCCTCCCCGCACCGAGCCTCGCTTTGCGGGCGGCCGCGCGGGAAGGCGCCGTCCGGTCCTGGGCCCGTTCGCTCGTCGAACCGCCCGCTGTCTTCCGGAGTCCCCGCGCCCAGACGGCGACGGCGCCCTGGGCACAGCATCGCACCGAACCATCCAAGAAGAACCGCTGAGAAGCAGAGGAGCCGGAACATGAAGATCTCCGTCATTGGCTGCGGGTACCTGGGCGCCGTTCATGCCGCCACGCTGGCGTCGATGGGCCACCAGGTGGTGGGCATCGACACGGACGAGGCGAAGGTCCGTCAGCTCTCCCGGGGTCAGTCACCCTTCTACGAACCCGGTCTGGACGAACTGCTGCTCCACGGGACGGCGGACGGCTCTCTGACGTTCTCCTCGGATTTCGCCGCCGTGGCCGATTGCGAGGTCCATTTCCTGTGCGTCGGGACGCCGCAGTCCAAGACCGGCGAGGGCGCCGACCTGGGCTATCTGCTGTCCGCCACGCGCGAGGTGGTCGCCCACGCACCCGCTGGAGCGGTGCTCGCCGGGAAGTCCACGGTCCCGGTCGGGACGGTGGACATGCTGGGTGAACTCGTCGCTCAGGGTGATGACCTGGTCCTGGCCTGGAATCCGGAGTTCCTCCGGCAGGGCACCGCGGTCAAGGACTCCCTGGTCCCGGACCGTCTCGTCTACGGTGTCGCGGGCCGCAGCGGCGACACCGCGGTGCGGGCGCTCGACGAGGTCTACGCCCCGCTCCTCTCGGCCGGCGTGCCGCGTCTCGTGTGCAGTTACGCGACGGCGGAGCTGATCAAGTCGGCGTCCAACGCGTATCTCGCCACGAAGCTCTCCTTCATCAACGCGATCGCCGAGCTGTGCGACGCCGCGGGCGCCGACGTCGTCGAACTCGCCTCGGCCATGGGGCTGGATCCGCGGATCGGCGCGCGGTACCTGCATGCCGGGCTCGGATTCGGCGGCGGATGCCTGCCGAAGGACATCCGCAGCCTGCGGACGCAGGCGCGAAGCCTGGGTGTCTCCAGCCTCGAGGACTGGATGGGCACGGTGGACGGGATCAATCAGGCACAGCGTGTGCGCAGTGTCGACGCGGCGGCAGACCTCCTCGGCGGTTCCGTGGCGGGCCGGCAGATCACGGTGCTGGGCGCGTCCTTCAAACCGGACACGGACGACATCCGGGACTCCCCCGCCATGGACGTGTCGGTACGGCTGGCCGAAGCCGGCGCGCACGTCACGGTCACGGACCCGCGAGCCATCAACAACGCCTGGCTGCGGTTCCCCCAGTTGCGCTTCGAACTCCGTCCGATGGCCGCGCTCGAGGGGGCCGAGCTGGTGGTGCTCGCCACCGAGTGGGAGGAGTACCGGTCGCTCGACCCGGTCCGCACCGCTTC
This portion of the Arthrobacter woluwensis genome encodes:
- a CDS encoding alpha/beta hydrolase, whose protein sequence is MDFWKHVLDTVIIGPKFLLAWSALSIVFLLYLVFKHRRARWFLYAAGGLLLGLGIGLGLLWYLQDVDNTFGEPFLNEVWFWAPAAFAGVVLAILNLRGGRWWRSVIAGVSVVVFLITAAFQINAAYGLNPTLASLLEIDTANVVRVAPKSEWNTTDSTEALYKHWVAPAGMPTEGQQGKTPAPIPAAHSHFPARWPGLYLPPAALVKNPPLLPFVIMMMGQPGSPDPTSIASVANAMAAKHHGLAPVILVVDQLGDPMKDPLCLNTSRGQVETYIMKDVVPWARANLPIQKDRKYWTFMGYSNGGVCAAYFGTKYPKDFGSYASISGEEFQGSEKAGYTLATAFNGNQAAYNAVKPRNIMKAHRHYPDTVAVYTAGSEDPKYIGAAKRSLATAESVGIKGTFYIVPGAGHVSGAVVGGLTEAFNVLYSRWGLAAP
- the purN gene encoding phosphoribosylglycinamide formyltransferase — protein: MRIVVLVSGSGSNLQAVIDAVAQGELDLEIAAVGSDRPDAYGLVRAREAGIPAFTVNFRDYADRAEWDAELTRVVSSYAPDLVLSSGFMRIVSAAFIDTFQGRYLNTHPALLPAFPGAHGVRDALAYGVKVTGCTVHWADAGVDTGPIVAQEAVAVLDGETEAELHERIKVVERRLLVSTLSAIVQHGLL
- a CDS encoding alpha/beta hydrolase encodes the protein MEFFKQLLNADILGDGFLLVWSVLSAAVVLYLLFKEWNVRWFVKALLALVAGAGLGWLVAWWLITVQDAFGDGIILPVWLWSAAVFAGLALAVLNLRRSRWWRKAVAVVGVLLFTATAAFQINAAYGLNPTLGALLNINTANPLEVAGKDHWKSENLQRPLYEEWKAPADLPAVGQIGTTPRYIPAAHSGFPARWSALYLPPAALVKNPPRLPVIIFMLGQPGHPDARLMGYAVNAYAAQHHGLGPIVVGVDQLSDPSLDPLCLDTSMGKVETYMMKDVVPWIRNNLPVRQDRKDWAIVGYSNGGSCAAYFGSKYPQVFGSFAGLGAEAFQGSDHSAEVLRDVFHGDQAAYNAVRPMNIMAKRAPYRDTRAIFTVGQNDGVFLPAAQAYTAAAKKAGMDTSLYIVPHGDHSHTGLDGGIEKTLQWLYPRMGLAAPGTVPYVASLTSP
- a CDS encoding cell division protein PerM, translating into MKLRADQSGNRGLPMPLWLQGGLEAAQAAIISALLVLLPVLWVWATGGFGPTGPDFMARLAGQAWLLIHGVPLSVHLYAGNAASQDLGGPLTLLPWGLALIPFALSWRAGKRLARASYSDQLWQAALGALLVYGAFSFATAFVCGTVDVRINLVQAALIPLLPVFLGLVLGARRESRSWSRLIGVEAVDWISRTSQHSRWAGSYLWTVVRAGFLAAMAALSLAALMLAVTLVAHWADVVSVYEGLGGGIPGGAGLTLAQLGYLPHLVVYSLAWLSGAGITLGVGSTAGALGTAVGPVPAVPVLAALPTGPLPFGFVALAVPVVAGVLAGWWFLREGENHFDEWLSIRVKARWFTMPASTLVLAAAVGVVTGAVAMVLAWMTSGSLGLGRLSHLGAPPLQTALYVACEVAVGVVIGHSVAPWLEREQLSGYDDAPSRRMSESFSASKSAD
- a CDS encoding glycosyltransferase family 4 protein, with the protein product MRIAIVAESFLPLMNGVTHSILRVLDHLQERGDDVLVIAPSSGAEESPAKVSGAAVHRLPAVPLAGYTNVRVALGGVNRVKRILAGFAPDVVHLASPFVLGWRAVQAAQQLGIPTVAVYQTEVPGYAARYGVPFLENWAWQRVEDIHLLSSRTLAPSTFARDQLQGRGIPRVHLWRRGVDTRRFHPSKRDDAWRRSVAPHGERIIGFVGRLAVEKQVEDLQVLADLPGTRLVIVGEGPQREALEKLLPGAVFTGFQGGEDLARLVASFDLFVHPGEFETFCQTIQEAMASGVPVVATGRGGPLDLVDNSRTGWLYQPGDLAQLRGHAADLLGDDVKRQAFARTALQSVQGRTWEAIGRELVTHYEAARDAGVPRLPAPSLALRAAAREGAVRSWARSLVEPPAVFRSPRAQTATAPWAQHRTEPSKKNR
- a CDS encoding UDP-glucose dehydrogenase family protein, yielding MKISVIGCGYLGAVHAATLASMGHQVVGIDTDEAKVRQLSRGQSPFYEPGLDELLLHGTADGSLTFSSDFAAVADCEVHFLCVGTPQSKTGEGADLGYLLSATREVVAHAPAGAVLAGKSTVPVGTVDMLGELVAQGDDLVLAWNPEFLRQGTAVKDSLVPDRLVYGVAGRSGDTAVRALDEVYAPLLSAGVPRLVCSYATAELIKSASNAYLATKLSFINAIAELCDAAGADVVELASAMGLDPRIGARYLHAGLGFGGGCLPKDIRSLRTQARSLGVSSLEDWMGTVDGINQAQRVRSVDAAADLLGGSVAGRQITVLGASFKPDTDDIRDSPAMDVSVRLAEAGAHVTVTDPRAINNAWLRFPQLRFELRPMAALEGAELVVLATEWEEYRSLDPVRTASVVRRRLLLDTRNALDAAQWSAAGWTVHGLGARPRLAGAGAEAVSPALS